In Prunus dulcis chromosome 2, ALMONDv2, whole genome shotgun sequence, a single genomic region encodes these proteins:
- the LOC117617449 gene encoding subtilisin-like protease SBT4.4, protein MAKHGALLYSYAFPILALAMSLLCTAIDEEDRKVHIVYLGSLPSDELYSPLSHQLGILERVVQGSSAANVLVQSYGRSLNGFAAKLTNREREKLANIKEVVSVFPSTTFQLHTTRSWDFMGFSESISRSKMVESNVVMAVIDSGIWPESDSFKDDGFGPPPKTWKGACQGGQNFTCNNKIIGARFYTSEESARDEIGHGSHTASTAAGNAVKDVSFYGLARGTARGGVPAGRIAAYNVCTNQGCSSVDILAAFDDCVDDGVSLITISIGRTVATSFETDPIAIGAFHAMKKGILTVQSAGNSGPGNGTVSSGAPWILTVAASSIDRKFITKAVLGNETNLVGISVNSFESNESSYPLIYGKNASKQCSEFLARYCLEGCLDPDLVKEKIVLCDWSSGYVEADRAGAKGAILSNSRDDVASVVPLSATGLNNREYAVAKSYQNSTRNPRAKILKSEIIKDPAAPRVASFSSRGPNRIVPEILKPDITGPGIDIVAAYSPNSSISASHYDERHVKYNVLSGTSMSCPHAAGVAAYVKEFHPDWSPAAIKSAIMTTAWPMNDTSTSPGEFAYGSGHLNPVRAINPGLVYEGSEEDYIKFLCMMLDEEKIRLISGDKSTCPTGSDKGSPKDLNYPSMAANVTSMNLFTINFHRRVKNVGLATSNYKALISTNSKVDIKVVPEVLSFKSLNEEKNFTVTVDGRDMPEGSHLSASLCWYDGSHNCIVRSPIVISSVSA, encoded by the coding sequence ATGGCTAAGCATGGAGCTCTCTTGTATTCTTATGCTTTTCCTATTCTTGCACTGGCTATGAGCTTGTTGTGCACAGCcattgatgaagaagatagAAAGGTCCATATTGTGTACTTGGGGTCACTTCCTAGTGATGAGCTTTACTCACCATTGTCTCACCAACTTGGTATACTAGAAAGGGTTGTCCAGGGAAGTTCTGCTGCAAATGTGTTGGTTCAAAGTTATGGAAGGAGTTTAAATGGATTTGCTGCCAAGCTCACCAACCGCGAGAGAGAAAAGCTTGCTAACATTAAGGAAGTAGTCTCTGTCTTTCCAAGCACAACTTTCCAACTTCACACAACAAGATCTTGGGACTTTATGGGCTTCAGTGAGAGCATCTCTCGAAGTAAAATGGTTGAGAGCAATGTTGTCATGGCCGTGATTGACAGTGGAATTTGGCCTGAATCCGATAGCTTTAAAGATGATGGTTTTGGTCCTCCTCCCAAAACATGGAAAGGTGCTTGCCAAGGTGGCCAAAATTTCACTTGCAATAACAAGATTATTGGAGCTCGGTTTTACACATCAGAGGAGTCTGCAAGGGATGAAATTGGTCATGGAAGCCACACTGCCTCAACGGCAGCAGGAAATGCTGTAAAGGATGTGAGCTTTTATGGACTAGCCCGAGGTACTGCAAGAGGAGGAGTTCCTGCTGGGAGAATTGCTGCATATAATGTCTGCACTAATCAAGGTTGCAGTTCGGTTGATATCTTGGCTGCTTTCGACGATTGTGTTGATGATGGAGTTAGCCTCATTACAATTTCAATTGGACGTACTGTTGCAACTTCTTTCGAAACGGATCCTATAGCAATTGGCGCTTTTCATGCAATGAAGAAAGGGATACTAACTGTACAATCTGCAGGCAACAGTGGTCCTGGAAATGGTACTGTCTCAAGTGGGGCTCCGTGGATTCTTACGGTTGCAGCAAGTAGCATAGATCGTAAATTCATTACCAAGGCTGTTCTTGGAAATGAAACTAATCTAGTTGGGATTTCAGTAAACTCTTTCGAATCAAATGAATCAAGTTATCCTTTGATATATGGAAAAAATGCTTCAAAACAATGCTCGGAATTCCTTGCCAGGTATTGTCTAGAAGGCTGCCTAGACCCTGATTTAGTTAAGGAAAAGATTGTGCTATGTGATTGGTCCAGTGGATATGTTGAGGCTGATCGAGCTGGCGCAAAAGGTGCAATTTTAAGCAATTCAAGAGATGATGTTGCATCTGTTGTCCCACTATCTGCGACTGGTTTAAACAATCGAGAGTATGCTGTGGCCAAGTCCTACCAGAACTCCACCAGAAATCCTCGAGCCAAGATACTAAAGAgtgaaatcataaaagatCCTGCTGCACCTCGTGTCGCTTCCTTCTCTTCACGAGGTCCTAATAGAATTGTACCAGAAATTCTGAAGCCAGATATCACTGGCCCCGGGATAGATATTGTGGCTGCATATTCACCTAATTCTTCTATCTCGGCCAGCCATTATGACGAGAGGCATGTAAAATACAATGTACTATCTGGAACCTCCATGTCTTGCCCCCATGCTGCTGGTGTAGCTGCATATGTTAAAGAGTTCCACCCAGATTGGTCTCCAGCAGCCATAAAATCAGCTATTATGACTACAGCTTGGCCCATGAATGATACCAGCACTTCTCCTGGTGAATTTGCTTATGGATCTGGACATCTCAATCCTGTAAGAGCTATAAACCCCGGTCTTGTGTACGAAGGTTCTGAAGAAGATTACATTAAGTTCCTTTGCATGATGTTGGATGAGGAAAAAATTAGACTCATTTCGGGAGATAAGAGCACTTGCCCCACTGGCTCGGACAAAGGATCACCAAAGGATCTCAATTACCCTTCAATGGCTGCTAATGTTACGTCAATGAATTTGTTTACGATCAACTTTCATAGAAGAGTTAAGAATGTTGGCCTTGCAACCTCCAATTACAAGGCATTGATCTCCACAAATTCTAAAGTTGATATCAAAGTGGTGCCTGAAGTTCTTTCCTTCAAGTCCTTGAATGAGGAGAAGAATTTCACTGTAACCGTTGATGGAAGAGATATGCCAGAGGGATCGCATTTGTCTGCATCGCTGTGTTGGTACGATGGAAGTCACAACTGCATTGTTAGAAGTCCAATTGTCATAAGCAGCGTATCAGCTTGA